From Oceanispirochaeta sp., a single genomic window includes:
- a CDS encoding aldehyde ferredoxin oxidoreductase C-terminal domain-containing protein, which yields QASEELGNLPIKNWKQGSWAEGAEKTTGYTMTQSHLTGTYNCGNCMIKCGRKVKIDGGRHDGKETAGPEYETMGLMGTNLLNDDISTIIKANEICNSYGLDTISAGGVLGFAMEAWERGLIKSKDTDGVKLEWGSPTAIVKILEQIGTQKSIGVLLGQGVKRAAEKLGGTAKEFAAEVKGLEPPAHDGRAKHTAAIGMATSARGACHLSGFAHDFEEGAVLKDLGSPALTDRFSEEGKAENVFRMQNLMGMFDSIVACKFAIFGGLTVDPVIEAINAATGWNMDRDEFFRTGERIFNIKRLYNNRHGITRKDDTLPIRMMNHKRGGGTNALPPLNSMLSDYYIYRGWDEFGIPTEKKVKELELEDYA from the coding sequence CAGGCATCGGAAGAGCTGGGAAACCTGCCTATAAAAAACTGGAAGCAGGGCAGCTGGGCCGAAGGAGCAGAAAAAACCACGGGTTATACAATGACTCAGTCACATCTGACCGGTACCTACAATTGCGGAAACTGCATGATCAAATGCGGCCGGAAGGTCAAGATCGACGGGGGACGTCATGATGGCAAGGAAACGGCAGGACCTGAATATGAAACAATGGGTCTGATGGGTACCAACCTGCTTAATGATGATATTTCAACCATTATAAAAGCTAACGAAATATGCAACAGCTATGGTCTGGATACCATATCGGCTGGGGGTGTATTGGGCTTTGCCATGGAAGCCTGGGAAAGAGGATTGATCAAATCAAAAGATACGGATGGTGTCAAACTCGAATGGGGCAGCCCGACGGCCATTGTGAAAATACTAGAACAGATAGGAACACAAAAATCCATAGGAGTACTGCTGGGACAGGGTGTGAAACGAGCTGCCGAAAAACTGGGAGGAACTGCGAAAGAATTTGCTGCAGAAGTGAAAGGTCTTGAACCTCCGGCACATGATGGCAGGGCTAAACACACGGCCGCTATAGGTATGGCAACATCTGCAAGAGGAGCTTGCCATTTATCAGGCTTTGCACATGATTTCGAAGAAGGCGCGGTTCTGAAGGACCTGGGAAGTCCCGCTCTGACAGATCGATTTTCTGAAGAAGGAAAGGCTGAAAATGTTTTTCGTATGCAGAATCTGATGGGTATGTTCGATTCCATCGTAGCCTGTAAATTCGCCATTTTCGGTGGATTGACTGTAGATCCTGTTATTGAGGCGATTAACGCAGCCACCGGATGGAATATGGATAGAGATGAATTTTTTAGAACTGGAGAAAGAATCTTCAACATCAAACGTCTTTATAACAACAGACATGGAATAACCAGGAAAGATGATACTCTCCCGATTCGTATGATGAATCATAAAAGAGGCGGAGGCACAAATGCCCTCCCCCCTCTCAATAGTATGTTGAGTGATTATTATATTTACAGGGGCTGGGATGAGTTTGGAATTCCCACAGAAAAGAAGGTAAAAGAACTTGAACTTGAGGATTATGCTTGA
- a CDS encoding MoaD/ThiS family protein, with protein MAEVILSGPLRIYTGGKKVIIMEGNTIWNVIKALNNEYPDWKDKLIRNGKLSMQMTILVNNRDIRLLEHEKTRVDKNSKIMILPTLIGG; from the coding sequence ATGGCTGAAGTCATCTTATCTGGTCCCCTCCGGATATATACAGGAGGCAAAAAAGTCATAATTATGGAAGGAAATACTATTTGGAACGTTATTAAAGCCTTGAATAATGAGTATCCAGATTGGAAGGATAAATTGATCCGTAATGGAAAATTGAGTATGCAGATGACTATTTTAGTAAATAACCGAGATATCAGGCTGCTGGAACATGAAAAAACGAGAGTCGATAAAAACTCAAAGATAATGATTCTTCCCACACTGATTGGAGGGTAA
- a CDS encoding SDR family oxidoreductase codes for MEEKNLKFDFSDKNVVITGATKGIGRDIALAFAEAGSNVGITGRNETELAELKSEITALGVNCLSSRSDLSDADDCLRMAGYFNSEFPKIDILINNAGISFPELLTEMNVDHWNTTLNVNLRAPALITKVISSGMIERKAGVIINISSNACMAGIEEHAAYCASKFGLDGLTKVMAVEFGPFNIRVNAIAPTVVLTPMGVQVWGDPVKADPVKAKIPMGRFINTNEVTSVALFLASKEAAMIHGETLLIDGGVNAKLY; via the coding sequence ATGGAAGAGAAGAATTTAAAGTTTGATTTCTCCGATAAAAATGTCGTTATCACAGGTGCGACAAAAGGGATTGGACGGGACATCGCCCTGGCCTTCGCAGAAGCCGGATCCAATGTCGGAATAACTGGAAGAAACGAAACGGAATTGGCAGAATTGAAATCAGAAATTACGGCACTGGGCGTGAATTGCCTCTCTTCCCGTTCTGATTTATCTGATGCCGATGATTGTCTTCGCATGGCCGGATATTTTAATTCAGAATTTCCAAAAATTGATATTCTGATCAACAATGCAGGCATCAGCTTTCCAGAATTACTTACAGAGATGAATGTTGATCACTGGAATACAACCTTGAATGTAAACCTAAGAGCCCCTGCGTTAATTACGAAAGTAATCAGCTCAGGAATGATAGAAAGAAAAGCCGGAGTGATCATCAATATTTCCAGCAACGCCTGTATGGCGGGAATCGAAGAACATGCGGCCTACTGTGCCAGCAAGTTCGGCCTGGACGGTTTGACAAAAGTTATGGCAGTAGAATTTGGTCCATTTAATATACGGGTTAATGCCATTGCACCTACAGTCGTACTGACCCCCATGGGAGTTCAAGTGTGGGGAGATCCTGTAAAGGCAGATCCTGTCAAAGCAAAAATACCAATGGGACGTTTTATCAATACTAATGAAGTGACAAGTGTCGCTCTGTTTCTTGCTTCGAAGGAAGCGGCCATGATACATGGTGAAACCCTTTTAATTGATGGAGGAGTCAATGCAAAACTCTACTAA
- a CDS encoding SDR family NAD(P)-dependent oxidoreductase, translated as MQNSTNEPKIALVTGASGSLGKATTKALLAGGHSVVMMDLNQDILNKLQKEMDGRTYPYACNLSDPDEVEKVYSLIEKEVGQIDILVNNAGILSNNKAEATTPEEWQKVMAVNLNGVFYLSRKVMPGMKKKGWGRIINTSSLAAKTGGITAGTAYSTSKGAIMSLTFSLAAELASYGVTVNGIAPAYVRTPMVTKQLTEEQRQELIAKIPVKRFCEPEEFAHVVMFLVDPLAGFITGEIIDQNGGLIFD; from the coding sequence ATGCAAAACTCTACTAATGAACCAAAAATCGCCCTTGTAACAGGGGCATCCGGATCTCTTGGAAAAGCAACTACAAAGGCACTCCTGGCTGGTGGTCACAGTGTTGTCATGATGGATTTAAATCAGGATATCTTAAATAAACTTCAGAAGGAAATGGACGGGAGAACCTACCCCTATGCCTGTAACCTTTCGGATCCTGATGAAGTTGAAAAAGTTTACTCTTTGATAGAAAAGGAAGTGGGACAGATTGACATCCTTGTGAATAACGCCGGGATTCTCAGCAATAACAAAGCAGAAGCGACGACTCCGGAAGAGTGGCAGAAAGTGATGGCTGTGAATCTTAACGGCGTGTTTTATCTGTCCCGCAAAGTCATGCCGGGCATGAAAAAGAAGGGATGGGGAAGGATAATCAACACATCCTCCCTGGCCGCTAAAACAGGGGGAATAACAGCAGGAACAGCCTATTCAACATCAAAGGGCGCGATCATGTCCCTGACATTTTCCCTGGCTGCCGAACTGGCATCCTACGGTGTCACGGTGAACGGGATTGCTCCCGCTTATGTCAGAACTCCCATGGTGACAAAACAACTGACTGAAGAACAGAGACAGGAACTCATTGCAAAGATCCCGGTAAAACGTTTTTGCGAACCAGAGGAATTTGCCCATGTTGTTATGTTTCTGGTAGATCCTTTGGCTGGTTTTATTACTGGAGAAATTATTGACCAGAACGGCGGTTTGATTTTTGACTGA